One window of the Saccopteryx leptura isolate mSacLep1 chromosome 9, mSacLep1_pri_phased_curated, whole genome shotgun sequence genome contains the following:
- the FAM25A gene encoding protein FAM25A isoform X1, translating into MLGGLGKLAAEGLAHRTEKATEEAVHAVEGVVKEVVEHAKEAGEKEQASQVSEAQESKVLTWNIYHCPAKSAPCILVGFLLTFEFVPSKPTLKRMRALSMVVKTGTPSLNGSPLPDFILQLPCSLKRGSTEFLQSLILREWSLFDLTPRKTPLQGCPD; encoded by the exons ATGCTGGGAGGCCTGGGGAAACTGGCTGCTGAGGGCCTGGCCCACCGCACTGAGAAGGCCACTGAGGAAGCTG TTCATGCCGTGGAGGGTGTGGTGAAGGAGGTGGTCGAACACGCCAAGGAGGCTGGAGAGAAAG AACAGGCTTCACAAGTTTCTGAAGCCCAGGAATCGAAAGTCCTGACTTGGAACATCTACCACTGTCCAGCTAAATCTGCACCTTGTATCTTGGTTGGCTTTCTGCTGACTTTTGAATTTGTTCCATCCAAACCTACTCTCAAAAGGATGAGAGCATTGTCAATGGTAGTGAAAACTGGAACGCCCTCTTTGAATGGCAGTCCCTTACCAGACTTTATTCTTCAG CTCCCCTGTAGCCTCAAGCGTGGATCTACGGAGTTCCTTCAAAGCCTCATTCTTAGAGAATGGTCATTATTTGACCTGACTCCTAGGAAGACCCCACTGCAAGGCTGTCCTGACTAG
- the FAM25A gene encoding protein FAM25A isoform X2, with protein MLGGLGKLAAEGLAHRTEKATEEAVHAVEGVVKEVVEHAKEAGEKEQASQVSEAQESKVLTWNIYHCPAKSAPCILVGFLLTFEFVPSKPTLKRMRALSMVVKTGTPSLNGSPLPDFILQVCTAPL; from the exons ATGCTGGGAGGCCTGGGGAAACTGGCTGCTGAGGGCCTGGCCCACCGCACTGAGAAGGCCACTGAGGAAGCTG TTCATGCCGTGGAGGGTGTGGTGAAGGAGGTGGTCGAACACGCCAAGGAGGCTGGAGAGAAAG AACAGGCTTCACAAGTTTCTGAAGCCCAGGAATCGAAAGTCCTGACTTGGAACATCTACCACTGTCCAGCTAAATCTGCACCTTGTATCTTGGTTGGCTTTCTGCTGACTTTTGAATTTGTTCCATCCAAACCTACTCTCAAAAGGATGAGAGCATTGTCAATGGTAGTGAAAACTGGAACGCCCTCTTTGAATGGCAGTCCCTTACCAGACTTTATTCTTCAGGTGTGCACAG CTCCCCTGTAG
- the FAM25A gene encoding protein FAM25A isoform X3: MLGGLGKLAAEGLAHRTEKATEEAVHAVEGVVKEVVEHAKEAGEKAIADAFKKAQEKGDKVVKEVTETVTSTVTNAVTHAAEGLGKLGQ, from the exons ATGCTGGGAGGCCTGGGGAAACTGGCTGCTGAGGGCCTGGCCCACCGCACTGAGAAGGCCACTGAGGAAGCTG TTCATGCCGTGGAGGGTGTGGTGAAGGAGGTGGTCGAACACGCCAAGGAGGCTGGAGAGAAAG CCATTGCTGATGCCTTCAAGAAGGCCCAGGAGAAAGGGGACAAAGTGGTAAAAGAAGTTACTGAGACGGTGACCAGCACGGTCACAAATGCTGTCACCCATGCAGCAGAAGGCCTGGGTAAACTGGGACAGTGA